Within the Novosphingobium pentaromativorans US6-1 genome, the region TCGTGCCGCAAGACCTGAGATATTTGCGTAAGTTGGGTGAGATGGCCATGGCGTCCTCCTGCGTGTCGCGGAAGCGCGGGTGCGGCCTGTTTATTGCTGGTACGGCGAAGGGAGGCAGGGGGCCGTACGAAGCGCCAGGTCGGACCAGCGCTTTCCATGCGGGACATTACCAAATTGCGCCGATTCTGCCAATTGGCACCGGACGCGAAAACGGCACACGCCAACCCGCCCGGAATGGCCAGGTCTGGCGTCTGGAACTGTGTGCTGTGCGGCCTTGCGCCTCAGGCGCGCGCGCCGACGGGAATTGCCGCTTCGAGAACGGGGCCCCGTGCGATCGGGGTTTCCGTCATCTCGATACCGGTACGTTCAGCCTTGCGTCGATAGGCGGCTGCCATGGCGCGGTGCATCTTGCGGGCTTCCGGGTCTGCCGTGGAATTGGCAAGCCCATCGTGCATCTGTGCGCGCTCAATATATTCGGCCGACGAAAGATTACTTTCCATTCGTCATCCTCCGGATCCATCATTGCCGCCCGGGCGTCACTCGCAAGTCAAACGAGGGCGGACACACCGGAACTCAAGCGGCATTACGCCTGCTTGGTCATTCCGGCAACTTAAAAAAGGCAAGTTACGCCACAATTGCCCCGTTGGAAACCTTTGCCGCTGCATTTGAGCGCTTCTAAGGCGCGCCTAGTAGAATATTCCAGGGCGGGGATCGATCGCGTAACTGTTAAGTGTCTTTCTGTCTGCCGCGTCGACTTCGGTCAGGATTACCTGGTACCCCCACAAGTCGGCCAGGTGCTGCAGGACCTGCCGCGCGTCCTCGCGCTGGAGCAGGACGCGGTCGCGCACGGTGTGCTCCAGCATCAGCTTGCGGTCGCTGTCGAAATCGACGTCGACGATCTGGATGTCGGGGTCGAGGCTGGCAACGTCGTGATGCCTTGCCAGAGTGCGGCGGACATCCTGATAGCCCTGTTCGTCGTGGATTGCCGCGACGCGTACTTCATCGTCCTTTTCGCGGTCGTCCAGCTTGAACAGCCGCCATTTGCGGATCAGGTGCGGGCTGAGGAACTGGGCGATGAAGCTCTCGTCCCGGTAGTTGGCCCAGGCGTCCTTCAGCACGTCGATGGGGTCGCCGCAGCCTGCAAAATCGGGAAACCATGTCCGGTCCTCGTCCGAGGGATTGCGGGAGATCCGCTCGATGTCCTCCATGATCCCGAAGCCCAGCGCATAGGGGTTGTGGCCCGAGTAGTGCCCTGAATCGTAAGTCGGCTGATAAAGCACGTTCGAATGCGAGTGCAGGAATTCGAGGAAAGCGCCTTCAGTGATCTGGCCGGTTTCATGAAGCCGCTTGAGGATGTTGTAGTGGACCCAGACCGCGCAGCCTTCGTTCATCACCTTGGTCTGGCGCTGCGGATAGAAGTACTGGGCGATCAGGCGCACGATACGCAGGATTTCCCGCTGCCATCCGCGCAGGCGCGGTGCGCTCTTCTCAAGGAAATAGAGGACGTTCTCCTGCGGCAGGCCAAGCGACTTCTGGCGCATGTCGCGCGTTTCGCGGGTGGTGGGTTTCTTGTTGGGAAGGGTGCGCCACAAGGCGTTGTAGGTCGATTCCTC harbors:
- a CDS encoding SpoVR family protein yields the protein MNAPASTLLYSGSDWNFDTLQRIYEACENIAIGELDLNVYPNRIEVITSEQMLDAYASTGMPIFYKHWSFGKQFLANDLLYRKGLRGLAYELVINSDPCISYVMEENSATMQTLVIAHAAFGHNHFFKNNYVFRQWTDAEGILDYLEFARHYIARCEERHGQAEVERVLDSAHALMQQGIHRYPRAAPRNLNAERRREEDRRAYEESTYNALWRTLPNKKPTTRETRDMRQKSLGLPQENVLYFLEKSAPRLRGWQREILRIVRLIAQYFYPQRQTKVMNEGCAVWVHYNILKRLHETGQITEGAFLEFLHSHSNVLYQPTYDSGHYSGHNPYALGFGIMEDIERISRNPSDEDRTWFPDFAGCGDPIDVLKDAWANYRDESFIAQFLSPHLIRKWRLFKLDDREKDDEVRVAAIHDEQGYQDVRRTLARHHDVASLDPDIQIVDVDFDSDRKLMLEHTVRDRVLLQREDARQVLQHLADLWGYQVILTEVDAADRKTLNSYAIDPRPGIFY